One Vespa velutina chromosome 19, iVesVel2.1, whole genome shotgun sequence DNA segment encodes these proteins:
- the LOC124955658 gene encoding nuclear receptor coactivator 2-like isoform X6: MSIATAENAGPSPCKLLDPLWVKMSAITGSIGKKRKKSDAKPQSQINKCLNEKRRRNQENLYFDELAELISATDMSSGKTDKCQILQRTVDQIRHIRQQEGSNSHAVQQGEVSSSNPNILSNDQVGPILLEALDGFLFVLNSEGRVEYVTDNITQYINYTKDDVLGKVIYNIIHHGDHNVFMPTLLPVSLGWTSEPQPQTRNRTFNCRFLVKPPDDKDETMEEKQQRVSKYESMQISSALLPSNTERLESGDVSSESPDIGPCVMCVARRIPPNEKPVGTPIEQFTVKLDTTGKIIAIDVSWLSSVYANYLTKVKELIGTTIKDLCHPHDLNNLTAHLNDTLQVGESTSAVYRLRISPDKFLNIQTKSKLFKANVMNGHDTDFMMATNSIIGDNDLTPIEGGQLSNNKVCSGHSSNRCANNSNNNNGNNNDNVGGLLMSVAHLNGQVSGISGGRGLTGTTHVATSSNSIAFSTGDSCNSLASLSTSNSFNHFSGSMDLEFELFRGSTWDLDGSGGWPERPESRGSGPTDSRPPSQPAPTSPSPQGGGTFSSNSAVPSHCSPLRAFSPSSSINAAHTFSNSFPFSPLQESQSSSTLTGNNAAAAAAAAAAAAAAAASAANNTGVNNNVNGNGATSVAIAAAATAPVILPGLNAKRIEEGKSGCPTSGTMDNATARTNASTPAETQNSVVSTESGRLRNLLTKGSSASEDSQDNTNNDSDNQNKHRILKILLNQQDEDDYHSEHNNKMRTSPSNMPKSNMEHSKSSLGNNMLLQLLNEKNDDEDEEARAGLKKRNELLQQLLKDQDEERKLQEQQTRDDDPLLRSLGFRNSTPSPSQSGSDHSGLGSTAQVGQKRPGDDGDLNIAVKRPMDGSHQVSSTGTNASTNATSKLWEKNKMLASLLAKQPPQPTTIPPIPASVISATPQDKLPRGGGGSDRLKQHQSQQQQQQQQQQQQQQQQQQQQQQQQQQQQQQQQQQQQQQQQQQQQPWTGGHMQTVGGNNAITTTATSARTPLQNQSRQLPRQATNTYLSHMLSQQQRPQLGQVDSEFGDSGEYRQTCTDPSTWDNQSSDPDLSDILDQVIEFVPDEAITDSSAIANLLDVIEAPQNNAMNEKMAINAIQKSLMLCETAVNPTSSTITIPGTPPAYSTALVTTPVTTSHSYQPPPMYQQQARMRFNAQLVVRQTTAQFTQQQQLQLQQQRSKLIQQQQQQQLKQRLLQQQQQQQLLIPSNATATDQITTGIHNIDNLLNNTVAPNVSLQRSSVPDSQVSPGYGGSVQITSGHRLAHSYSHPSTLPQHPIVNNNFNSGQQVSAAAARLSPHSPANILSFSHPQPLSPRVTQGNYGTTPRLFNVNQVRSQQQPTAQQQLQQQQRSMPSPGTPASARQSPFPAETFPPPTSPTASQFPPGPNPGAPNPTAQYRLQRTTSTPSATTQLPGGVGSPRHYGGVNKEQPLLSPSHPHSGCPATPTHNQHNATNTQHFSNQQHSSMIYHTTANTINTPDMQNNQFCYDRTSVPLYSSGDTQDVRSLPPGNPVNHHMGGNASTTGSMTSEFVRQELRAIVGARTQQQQQQQRVPNSIPNNLSGQVSQDDLEALGLTFEMSTADYYGGSGPR, translated from the exons ATTCGGCACATCAGGCAACAAGAGGGTTCCAACAGTCATGCCGTGCAACAAGGGGAAGTATCTTCATCGAATCCTAACATACTGTCCAACGATCAAGTTGGTCCTATATTATTGGAG gCGTTAGACGGCTTCCTGTTCGTCTTAAATAGCGAGGGACGAGTGGAATACGTAACGGATAACATTACtcagtatattaattatacgaaggACGATGTATTGGGAaaggttatatataatattatacatcatGGAGATCACAACGTCTTCATGCCTACGTTGTTGCCCGTGTCATTAG GCTGGACCAGCGAGCCGCAGCCTCAAACGAGGAATCGTACTTTCAATTGCCGCTTTCTGGTAAAGCCTCCCGATGACAAAGACGAGACGATGGAGGAGAAGCAACAACGGGTATCGAAATACGAGTCCATGCAAATCAGTTCGGCACTTCTGCCGAGTAATACCGAACGACTTGAGAGCGGTGATGTGTCCTCCGAATCGCCAGACATTGGTCCTTGCGTAATGTGTGTGGCACGTAGAATACCACCAAACGAGAAGCCCGTAGGTACACCGATCGAGCAATTCACTGTTAAATTGGATACAACGGGCAAGATCATCGCGATCGACGTTAGTTGGTTGTCGTCCGTTTATGCCAACTATCTGACCAAGGTAAAG GAATTGATCGGTACGACGATAAAGGATTTGTGCCACCCTCATGATCTCAATAATTTAACTGCACATTTGAACGATACGCTTCAAGTCGGAGAGAGTACGAGCGCTGTGTATCGACTGCGCATTAGTCCTGATAAGTTCCTTAATATACAAACAAAGTCAAAACTTTTCAAAGCGAATGTGATGAACGGCCACGACACGGACTTCATGATGGCCACCAATTCCATCATAGG GGACAATGACTTAACGCCTATCGAGGGTGGTCAGCTTTCCAACAACAAAGTGTGCTCGGGACATTCTAGTAACCGTTGTgcgaataatagtaataataataatggtaacaataacgataacgtggGTGGTCTGTTGATGTCCGTGGCACATCTGAACGGTCAAGTGAGTGGTATCAGTGGTGGTCGTGGATTGACGGGGACGACGCACGTTGCCACGTCGTCGAACTCGATCGCCTTTAGTACCGGCGATTCTTGCAACTCATTAGCGTCACTAAGTACGAGTAATTCGTTCAACCACTTTTCGGGGAGCATGGACTTGGAATTCGAGCTCTTCCGCGGTTCGACATGGGACTTGGACGGTAGCGGTGGTTGGCCGGAAAGGCCCGAGTCGAGAGGAAGCGGGCCAACAGATTCGCGACCACCCTCTCAGCCAGCCCCGACATCGCCGAGTCCCCAGGGAGGAGGAACGTTTTCCTCTAATTCAGCGGTGCCGTCTCACTGCAGTCCCCTACGCGCTTTCAGCCCATCGTCTTCGATCAACGCGGCGCACACCTTCAGTAATTCCTTCCCGTTCAGTCCGCTACAGGAGTCGCAGTCGTCATCGACGTTGACCGGCAACAACGCGGCTGCGGCCGCGGCCGCAGCCGCCGCCGCGGCTGCAGCTGCTGCCTCGGCTGCGAACAACACTGGCGTCAACAACAACGTCAATGGCAACGGCGCCACTTCCGTAGCTATTGCTGCTGCTGCAACGGCACCGGTCATTCTACCTGGACTCAATGCCAAGAGGatcgaggaaggaaaaagtgGATGCCCTACCAGCGGTACAATGGACAATGCGACTGCGAGGACGAATGCCTCCACACCCGCCGAAACTCAAAATAGTGTCGTGTCCACCGAGTCTGGTAGACTTAGAAACTTGTTAACGAAAGGCTCCAGTGCTAGTGAGGACAGTCAAGACAATACGAATAATGATTCGGATAACCAAAATAAACACaggatattgaaaattttgttgaatCAGCAAGATGAGGATGATTATCATTCTGaacataataacaaaatgaGAACGAGTCCTAGCAACATGCCAAAATCGAATATGGAGCATTCCAAATCTTCTCTTGGAAATAATATGCTTCTACAG ttattaaacgagaaaaatgaCGATGAGGACGAGGAGGCCCGAGCTGGATtgaaaaagaggaacgaaCTTCTTCAACAGTTATTGAAGGATCAAGACGAAGAGAGGAAATTACAAGAACAACAG aCCCGGGACGACGATCCTCTTTTACGGAGTCTTGGATTTCGGAACAGTACCCCTTCACCGTCGCAATCGGGAAGCGATCACAGCGGGCTTGGTAGTACCGCTCAAGTGGGTCAGAAAAGACCGGGCGACGATGGTGATCTCAATATAGCCGTTAAACGGCCAATGGATGGCTCGCACCAGGTGTCTTCTACGGGTACCAATGCTTCGACGAATGCAACAAGCAAACTAtgggagaaaaacaaaatgttgGCTTCGTTGTTGGCAAAACAACCTCCTCAACCAACGACCATACCACCTATTCCTGCGTCTGTGATATCGGCAACGCCGCAA GATAAACTTCCACGTGgcggtggtggtagtgatCGCTTAAAGCAACACCAGtcacaacagcaacaacagcagcagcaacaacaacagcagcagcaacagcaacagcagcagcagcaacaacaacaacagcagcagcagcagcaacaacaacaacaacagcagcagcagcagcaacagcaacaacaaccgTGGACAGGTGGCCATATGCAAACAGTCGGTGGGAATAATGCGATCACAACTACGGCTACTTCGGCTCGTACTCCTCTCCAAAACCAATCGAGACAACTACCTCGTCAAGCAACCAACACCTACCTCAGTCACATGCTAAGTCag CAACAAAGGCCACAATTGGGTCAAGTGGATTCGGAATTTGGAGATAGCGGAGAATACCGTCAAACGTGTACCGATCCAAGTACTTGGGATAATCAATCGTCCGATCCAGATCTCTCTGATATTTTGGATCAAGTTATAGAATTTGTTCCGGACGAAGCTATCACAG ATTCGTCTGCGATAGCAAACCTCCTGGACGTTATTGAGGCACCGCAAAACAATGCcatgaatgaaaaaatggcAATAAACGCTATCCAGAAGTCGTTGATGTTATGCGAAACTGCCGTAAATCCAACGTCTTCCACCATAACTATACCTGGCACGCCTCCTGCATATTCCACTGCG TTGGTAACGACACCTGTGACGACGAGTCATAGTTACCAACCACCTCCGATGTATCAACAACAAGCAAGGATGAGGTTTAATGCTCAGTTGGTCGTAAGGCAGACTACTGCGCAGTTTACACAACAACAGCAGCTGCAGTTGCAACAGCAGCGTAGTAAACTGatacaacagcaacaacagcaacaattGAAGCAAAGATTActgcagcaacaacagcagcaacaactgCTCATCCCATCGAACGCAACAGCGACGGACCAAATAACAACTGGCATACACAATATTGataatctattaaataataccGTTGCGCCAAACGTATCTTTACAg CGATCGAGTGTTCCTGACTCCCAAGTTTCTCCGGGTTATGGGGGATCCGTCCAGATCACTTCCGGACACCGACTCGCTCATTCGTACTCTCATCCATCGACGTTACCACAACA TCCCAttgtgaataataattttaacagcGGTCAACAAGTGTCAGCGGCAGCAGCAAGACTCTCGCCGCATTCTCCTGCGAACATATTGTCGTTTTCTCATCCGCAACCATTGTCACCTCGGGTAACGCAA GGCAATTACGGCACCACTCCGAGGCTATTTAACGTTAACCAGGTGAGATCTCAACAACAACCAACCGCGCAACAACAACTACAACAACAGCAGAGGTCAATGCCTTCGCCTGGAACTCCAGCCTCCGCAAGGCAATCCCCATTTCCTGCCGAAACATTTCCCCCACCTACATCTCCTACCGCCAGCCAATTTCCACCTGGTCCAAATCCTGGTGCTCCTAATCCTACTGCTCAGTATCGCTTGCAACGGACCACATCGACGCCTTCTGCGACGACTCAGTTGCCAG GTGGGGTTGGTTCGCCCCGACACTATGGCGGAGTGAATAAGGAACAACCTCTTCTTTCACCTAGTCATCCACATTCGGGTTGCCCTGCAACACCGACTCACAATCAACACAATGCCACCAATACCCAACACTTCTCGAATCAACAACATTCTTCTATGATATACCACACGACCGCCAATACTATCAACACACCAGATATGCAGAACAATCAGTTCTGTTACGATCGGACGTCCGTACCACTCTATTCTTCTGGGGATACGCAGGATGTCAGGTCACTGCCTCCCGGTAATCCTGTCAATCACCACATGGGTG GTAACGCAAGTACCACTGGAAGTATGACGTCAGAATTCGTTCGGCAAGAATTAAGAGCTATAGTTGGAGCGAGGacgcaacaacagcaacaacaacaaagggTACCCAACAGTATACCTAACAATCTTTCTGGTCAAGTTTCTCAGGACGATTTGGAAGCACTTGGTTTGACATTCGAAATGTCCACTGCAg actACTATGGAGGAAGCGGTCCGAGGTGA
- the LOC124955658 gene encoding nuclear receptor coactivator 2-like isoform X9, whose product MSIATAENAGPSPCKLLDPLWVKMSAITGSIGKKRKKSDAKPQSQINKCLNEKRRRNQENLYFDELAELISATDMSSGKTDKCQILQRTVDQIRHIRQQEGSNSHAVQQGEVSSSNPNILSNDQVGPILLEALDGFLFVLNSEGRVEYVTDNITQYINYTKDDVLGKVIYNIIHHGDHNVFMPTLLPVSLGWTSEPQPQTRNRTFNCRFLVKPPDDKDETMEEKQQRVSKYESMQISSALLPSNTERLESGDVSSESPDIGPCVMCVARRIPPNEKPVGTPIEQFTVKLDTTGKIIAIDVSWLSSVYANYLTKELIGTTIKDLCHPHDLNNLTAHLNDTLQVGESTSAVYRLRISPDKFLNIQTKSKLFKANVMNGHDTDFMMATNSIIGDNDLTPIEGGQLSNNKVCSGHSSNRCANNSNNNNGNNNDNVGGLLMSVAHLNGQVSGISGGRGLTGTTHVATSSNSIAFSTGDSCNSLASLSTSNSFNHFSGSMDLEFELFRGSTWDLDGSGGWPERPESRGSGPTDSRPPSQPAPTSPSPQGGGTFSSNSAVPSHCSPLRAFSPSSSINAAHTFSNSFPFSPLQESQSSSTLTGNNAAAAAAAAAAAAAAAASAANNTGVNNNVNGNGATSVAIAAAATAPVILPGLNAKRIEEGKSGCPTSGTMDNATARTNASTPAETQNSVVSTESGRLRNLLTKGSSASEDSQDNTNNDSDNQNKHRILKILLNQQDEDDYHSEHNNKMRTSPSNMPKSNMEHSKSSLGNNMLLQLLNEKNDDEDEEARAGLKKRNELLQQLLKDQDEERKLQEQQTRDDDPLLRSLGFRNSTPSPSQSGSDHSGLGSTAQVGQKRPGDDGDLNIAVKRPMDGSHQVSSTGTNASTNATSKLWEKNKMLASLLAKQPPQPTTIPPIPASVISATPQDKLPRGGGGSDRLKQHQSQQQQQQQQQQQQQQQQQQQQQQQQQQQQQQQQQQQQQQQQQQQQPWTGGHMQTVGGNNAITTTATSARTPLQNQSRQLPRQATNTYLSHMLSQQQRPQLGQVDSEFGDSGEYRQTCTDPSTWDNQSSDPDLSDILDQVIEFVPDEAITDSSAIANLLDVIEAPQNNAMNEKMAINAIQKSLMLCETAVNPTSSTITIPGTPPAYSTALVTTPVTTSHSYQPPPMYQQQARMRFNAQLVVRQTTAQFTQQQQLQLQQQRSKLIQQQQQQQLKQRLLQQQQQQQLLIPSNATATDQITTGIHNIDNLLNNTVAPNVSLQRSSVPDSQVSPGYGGSVQITSGHRLAHSYSHPSTLPQHPIVNNNFNSGQQVSAAAARLSPHSPANILSFSHPQPLSPRVTQGNYGTTPRLFNVNQVRSQQQPTAQQQLQQQQRSMPSPGTPASARQSPFPAETFPPPTSPTASQFPPGPNPGAPNPTAQYRLQRTTSTPSATTQLPGGVGSPRHYGGVNKEQPLLSPSHPHSGCPATPTHNQHNATNTQHFSNQQHSSMIYHTTANTINTPDMQNNQFCYDRTSVPLYSSGDTQDVRSLPPGNPVNHHMGGNASTTGSMTSEFVRQELRAIVGARTQQQQQQQRVPNSIPNNLSGQVSQDDLEALGLTFEMSTADYYGGSGPR is encoded by the exons ATTCGGCACATCAGGCAACAAGAGGGTTCCAACAGTCATGCCGTGCAACAAGGGGAAGTATCTTCATCGAATCCTAACATACTGTCCAACGATCAAGTTGGTCCTATATTATTGGAG gCGTTAGACGGCTTCCTGTTCGTCTTAAATAGCGAGGGACGAGTGGAATACGTAACGGATAACATTACtcagtatattaattatacgaaggACGATGTATTGGGAaaggttatatataatattatacatcatGGAGATCACAACGTCTTCATGCCTACGTTGTTGCCCGTGTCATTAG GCTGGACCAGCGAGCCGCAGCCTCAAACGAGGAATCGTACTTTCAATTGCCGCTTTCTGGTAAAGCCTCCCGATGACAAAGACGAGACGATGGAGGAGAAGCAACAACGGGTATCGAAATACGAGTCCATGCAAATCAGTTCGGCACTTCTGCCGAGTAATACCGAACGACTTGAGAGCGGTGATGTGTCCTCCGAATCGCCAGACATTGGTCCTTGCGTAATGTGTGTGGCACGTAGAATACCACCAAACGAGAAGCCCGTAGGTACACCGATCGAGCAATTCACTGTTAAATTGGATACAACGGGCAAGATCATCGCGATCGACGTTAGTTGGTTGTCGTCCGTTTATGCCAACTATCTGACCAAG GAATTGATCGGTACGACGATAAAGGATTTGTGCCACCCTCATGATCTCAATAATTTAACTGCACATTTGAACGATACGCTTCAAGTCGGAGAGAGTACGAGCGCTGTGTATCGACTGCGCATTAGTCCTGATAAGTTCCTTAATATACAAACAAAGTCAAAACTTTTCAAAGCGAATGTGATGAACGGCCACGACACGGACTTCATGATGGCCACCAATTCCATCATAGG GGACAATGACTTAACGCCTATCGAGGGTGGTCAGCTTTCCAACAACAAAGTGTGCTCGGGACATTCTAGTAACCGTTGTgcgaataatagtaataataataatggtaacaataacgataacgtggGTGGTCTGTTGATGTCCGTGGCACATCTGAACGGTCAAGTGAGTGGTATCAGTGGTGGTCGTGGATTGACGGGGACGACGCACGTTGCCACGTCGTCGAACTCGATCGCCTTTAGTACCGGCGATTCTTGCAACTCATTAGCGTCACTAAGTACGAGTAATTCGTTCAACCACTTTTCGGGGAGCATGGACTTGGAATTCGAGCTCTTCCGCGGTTCGACATGGGACTTGGACGGTAGCGGTGGTTGGCCGGAAAGGCCCGAGTCGAGAGGAAGCGGGCCAACAGATTCGCGACCACCCTCTCAGCCAGCCCCGACATCGCCGAGTCCCCAGGGAGGAGGAACGTTTTCCTCTAATTCAGCGGTGCCGTCTCACTGCAGTCCCCTACGCGCTTTCAGCCCATCGTCTTCGATCAACGCGGCGCACACCTTCAGTAATTCCTTCCCGTTCAGTCCGCTACAGGAGTCGCAGTCGTCATCGACGTTGACCGGCAACAACGCGGCTGCGGCCGCGGCCGCAGCCGCCGCCGCGGCTGCAGCTGCTGCCTCGGCTGCGAACAACACTGGCGTCAACAACAACGTCAATGGCAACGGCGCCACTTCCGTAGCTATTGCTGCTGCTGCAACGGCACCGGTCATTCTACCTGGACTCAATGCCAAGAGGatcgaggaaggaaaaagtgGATGCCCTACCAGCGGTACAATGGACAATGCGACTGCGAGGACGAATGCCTCCACACCCGCCGAAACTCAAAATAGTGTCGTGTCCACCGAGTCTGGTAGACTTAGAAACTTGTTAACGAAAGGCTCCAGTGCTAGTGAGGACAGTCAAGACAATACGAATAATGATTCGGATAACCAAAATAAACACaggatattgaaaattttgttgaatCAGCAAGATGAGGATGATTATCATTCTGaacataataacaaaatgaGAACGAGTCCTAGCAACATGCCAAAATCGAATATGGAGCATTCCAAATCTTCTCTTGGAAATAATATGCTTCTACAG ttattaaacgagaaaaatgaCGATGAGGACGAGGAGGCCCGAGCTGGATtgaaaaagaggaacgaaCTTCTTCAACAGTTATTGAAGGATCAAGACGAAGAGAGGAAATTACAAGAACAACAG aCCCGGGACGACGATCCTCTTTTACGGAGTCTTGGATTTCGGAACAGTACCCCTTCACCGTCGCAATCGGGAAGCGATCACAGCGGGCTTGGTAGTACCGCTCAAGTGGGTCAGAAAAGACCGGGCGACGATGGTGATCTCAATATAGCCGTTAAACGGCCAATGGATGGCTCGCACCAGGTGTCTTCTACGGGTACCAATGCTTCGACGAATGCAACAAGCAAACTAtgggagaaaaacaaaatgttgGCTTCGTTGTTGGCAAAACAACCTCCTCAACCAACGACCATACCACCTATTCCTGCGTCTGTGATATCGGCAACGCCGCAA GATAAACTTCCACGTGgcggtggtggtagtgatCGCTTAAAGCAACACCAGtcacaacagcaacaacagcagcagcaacaacaacagcagcagcaacagcaacagcagcagcagcaacaacaacaacagcagcagcagcagcaacaacaacaacaacagcagcagcagcagcaacagcaacaacaaccgTGGACAGGTGGCCATATGCAAACAGTCGGTGGGAATAATGCGATCACAACTACGGCTACTTCGGCTCGTACTCCTCTCCAAAACCAATCGAGACAACTACCTCGTCAAGCAACCAACACCTACCTCAGTCACATGCTAAGTCag CAACAAAGGCCACAATTGGGTCAAGTGGATTCGGAATTTGGAGATAGCGGAGAATACCGTCAAACGTGTACCGATCCAAGTACTTGGGATAATCAATCGTCCGATCCAGATCTCTCTGATATTTTGGATCAAGTTATAGAATTTGTTCCGGACGAAGCTATCACAG ATTCGTCTGCGATAGCAAACCTCCTGGACGTTATTGAGGCACCGCAAAACAATGCcatgaatgaaaaaatggcAATAAACGCTATCCAGAAGTCGTTGATGTTATGCGAAACTGCCGTAAATCCAACGTCTTCCACCATAACTATACCTGGCACGCCTCCTGCATATTCCACTGCG TTGGTAACGACACCTGTGACGACGAGTCATAGTTACCAACCACCTCCGATGTATCAACAACAAGCAAGGATGAGGTTTAATGCTCAGTTGGTCGTAAGGCAGACTACTGCGCAGTTTACACAACAACAGCAGCTGCAGTTGCAACAGCAGCGTAGTAAACTGatacaacagcaacaacagcaacaattGAAGCAAAGATTActgcagcaacaacagcagcaacaactgCTCATCCCATCGAACGCAACAGCGACGGACCAAATAACAACTGGCATACACAATATTGataatctattaaataataccGTTGCGCCAAACGTATCTTTACAg CGATCGAGTGTTCCTGACTCCCAAGTTTCTCCGGGTTATGGGGGATCCGTCCAGATCACTTCCGGACACCGACTCGCTCATTCGTACTCTCATCCATCGACGTTACCACAACA TCCCAttgtgaataataattttaacagcGGTCAACAAGTGTCAGCGGCAGCAGCAAGACTCTCGCCGCATTCTCCTGCGAACATATTGTCGTTTTCTCATCCGCAACCATTGTCACCTCGGGTAACGCAA GGCAATTACGGCACCACTCCGAGGCTATTTAACGTTAACCAGGTGAGATCTCAACAACAACCAACCGCGCAACAACAACTACAACAACAGCAGAGGTCAATGCCTTCGCCTGGAACTCCAGCCTCCGCAAGGCAATCCCCATTTCCTGCCGAAACATTTCCCCCACCTACATCTCCTACCGCCAGCCAATTTCCACCTGGTCCAAATCCTGGTGCTCCTAATCCTACTGCTCAGTATCGCTTGCAACGGACCACATCGACGCCTTCTGCGACGACTCAGTTGCCAG GTGGGGTTGGTTCGCCCCGACACTATGGCGGAGTGAATAAGGAACAACCTCTTCTTTCACCTAGTCATCCACATTCGGGTTGCCCTGCAACACCGACTCACAATCAACACAATGCCACCAATACCCAACACTTCTCGAATCAACAACATTCTTCTATGATATACCACACGACCGCCAATACTATCAACACACCAGATATGCAGAACAATCAGTTCTGTTACGATCGGACGTCCGTACCACTCTATTCTTCTGGGGATACGCAGGATGTCAGGTCACTGCCTCCCGGTAATCCTGTCAATCACCACATGGGTG GTAACGCAAGTACCACTGGAAGTATGACGTCAGAATTCGTTCGGCAAGAATTAAGAGCTATAGTTGGAGCGAGGacgcaacaacagcaacaacaacaaagggTACCCAACAGTATACCTAACAATCTTTCTGGTCAAGTTTCTCAGGACGATTTGGAAGCACTTGGTTTGACATTCGAAATGTCCACTGCAg actACTATGGAGGAAGCGGTCCGAGGTGA